A window of the Halopseudomonas phragmitis genome harbors these coding sequences:
- a CDS encoding ion transporter has translation MSTTLNATQPWRQRLAEWIESPRSQFLIMALIIVNAVILGLETAPSVMQHWGGLLSRLDQLILGIFVIEISLRFIAHGWRLLRDPWGLFDTLVIVIALIPASGPLAVLRALRVLRVLRLISIVPSMKIVVQSLLSALPGMGSIMALMGLVFYVAAVIATQLFGEQFPDWFGTLGASLYTLFQVMTLESWSMGIVRPVMEAYPLAWLYFVPFILIATFMMLNLFIAVIVDAIQNQRERVAASKAASQGKTVEPAEPHHSSLSGANQELLLEEVRQMRAELRSLRDQLGER, from the coding sequence ATGAGTACGACCCTAAACGCGACCCAACCCTGGCGCCAGCGCCTGGCGGAGTGGATTGAAAGCCCCCGCAGTCAATTTCTGATCATGGCCCTGATCATCGTCAATGCGGTGATTCTCGGCCTGGAAACCGCACCCAGCGTCATGCAGCACTGGGGCGGCCTGCTGAGTCGGCTCGACCAGTTGATCCTGGGCATTTTCGTCATCGAGATCAGTCTGCGCTTCATCGCCCATGGCTGGCGGCTGCTACGCGACCCCTGGGGTCTGTTCGACACCCTGGTGATCGTCATTGCCCTGATTCCAGCTTCCGGCCCGCTGGCAGTACTGCGCGCCCTGCGGGTACTGCGGGTGTTGCGCCTGATCTCGATCGTGCCCAGCATGAAAATCGTGGTGCAATCGCTGCTGTCGGCCCTGCCGGGCATGGGCAGCATCATGGCGCTGATGGGGCTGGTGTTCTACGTCGCGGCGGTGATCGCCACCCAACTGTTCGGCGAACAGTTCCCGGACTGGTTCGGCACCCTGGGTGCCAGCCTCTATACCCTGTTCCAGGTCATGACTCTGGAGAGCTGGTCCATGGGTATCGTGCGTCCGGTGATGGAAGCCTATCCGCTGGCCTGGTTGTACTTCGTACCGTTCATCCTGATCGCCACCTTCATGATGCTCAACCTGTTCATCGCTGTGATCGTCGATGCGATCCAGAACCAGCGTGAGCGGGTCGCCGCCAGCAAGGCCGCCAGCCAGGGCAAGACTGTTGAGCCGGCCGAACCGCACCACTCCAGCCTGTCCGGCGCCAACCAGGAACTGCTACTTGAGGAAGTACGGCAAATGCGCGCCGAACTGAGATCTCTGCGTGACCAACTCGGGGAACGCTGA
- a CDS encoding sulfite exporter TauE/SafE family protein, whose protein sequence is MIELLPLLLTALALGLLGGGHCIGMCGGLMGALTLAIPAEQRHGWRLWRVLLGYNFGRISSYALAGALAGSFGWLLHSLGLGIWLRLLAGLMLIAMGLYLANWWAGLTRVEALGRRLWRHLEPRARRLLPVTRARQALALGALWGWLPCGLVYSTLIWASSQGSAGLSASLMLAFGLGTLPTLLVTGLAAERMMALLRQRQVRISAALLVILFGLWTLPGPHHGWLTGHGSHDSASHSSSHSH, encoded by the coding sequence ATGATTGAGCTGCTACCGCTACTGCTGACCGCACTGGCCCTGGGCCTGCTCGGTGGCGGACACTGCATCGGCATGTGTGGCGGACTGATGGGCGCCCTGACCCTGGCGATTCCCGCCGAGCAGCGCCACGGCTGGCGGCTGTGGCGCGTATTGCTTGGTTACAATTTTGGCCGCATCTCCAGCTACGCGCTGGCCGGCGCACTGGCCGGCAGCTTTGGCTGGCTGCTGCACAGTCTTGGCCTGGGAATCTGGCTGCGCCTGCTGGCTGGCCTGATGCTGATCGCCATGGGCTTGTATCTGGCCAACTGGTGGGCTGGGCTGACCCGGGTTGAAGCCCTCGGCCGACGACTCTGGCGCCACTTGGAACCCCGCGCCCGACGCCTGCTGCCAGTCACCCGCGCCCGTCAGGCCCTGGCACTTGGCGCGCTGTGGGGCTGGTTGCCATGTGGTCTGGTCTACAGCACCTTGATCTGGGCCAGCAGCCAGGGCAGTGCCGGATTATCGGCCAGCCTGATGCTGGCCTTCGGTCTGGGCACGCTGCCAACCCTGCTGGTGACCGGGCTGGCCGCCGAACGGATGATGGCCCTGCTACGCCAACGCCAGGTCCGCATCAGCGCCGCCCTGCTGGTGATTCTGTTCGGCCTCTGGACCTTGCCCGGCCCACACCACGGCTGGTTGACGGGTCATGGCAGCCATGACAGCGCCAGCCACAGCAGCAGTCATAGCCACTGA
- a CDS encoding response regulator, whose protein sequence is MPTTTLPPDTRLLLIDDHQIYLDGLSLTLGQLCRDVILDHARTASQAESQVSQHSYDLILLDLQLPDSSGLALLQKLRELDGVVPIAILSASTSPSDLNAALQLGAAGFISKTADGRMLLDAVTRLLFGEQVVIASENQPLDRLSNARELGVTPRQLEILDLLAEGLPNKAICQRLSLSEDTVKTHLKALFGSLDCHNRTECVSNARRLGLVSF, encoded by the coding sequence ATGCCGACCACCACCTTGCCGCCAGACACCCGGTTGTTGTTGATCGACGACCACCAGATCTACCTTGACGGACTCAGCCTGACCCTTGGTCAACTATGCCGTGACGTCATTCTCGACCATGCTCGCACCGCCAGTCAGGCGGAAAGCCAGGTCAGCCAGCACAGCTACGACCTGATTCTGCTCGACCTGCAACTGCCCGACAGCAGCGGCCTGGCCCTGCTGCAAAAACTGCGCGAGCTGGACGGCGTCGTCCCCATCGCCATTCTCAGCGCCAGTACCAGCCCCAGCGACCTGAATGCTGCACTGCAACTGGGTGCCGCCGGCTTCATCAGCAAAACCGCCGACGGTCGCATGCTGCTCGATGCCGTTACCCGGCTGCTGTTTGGTGAACAGGTGGTGATTGCCAGCGAAAATCAACCGCTGGACCGACTCAGCAACGCCCGCGAACTGGGAGTAACCCCACGCCAACTGGAGATTCTTGATTTGCTGGCCGAAGGCTTGCCGAACAAGGCTATCTGTCAGCGCCTGTCGCTGTCCGAAGACACCGTCAAAACCCACCTCAAAGCGCTATTCGGCAGCCTTGACTGCCACAACCGCACCGAATGCGTAAGCAACGCCCGCCGCCTGGGGCTGGTCAGCTTTTGA
- a CDS encoding heavy metal translocating P-type ATPase, whose translation MQPTACYHCGEPVPAGAPWTCDILGQPRTMCCPGCQAVAEAIIAGGLESYYRHRTDNASNPEALPRVLQDELEMLDRADIQQRYVETHGDQQQIQLLVEGISCAACGWLIEKRLGQLDGVTDVSLNLGNHRLSLSWLPEQTRLSSLLAELKRIGYVAHPYEADKASEQIKQENRRYLRRLGLAGLMFMQVMMATMALSPEFNQDLSAEMTILLRWISLIMTTPVVFYSCAPFFQGAWRDLHNRRLSMDVSVSLAIGGAYLAGIWATVTHTGEVYFDSVTMFAFFLLAGRYLERRARQRTVESTAKLVNLLPPSAIRIDTDGQSQRIMLDEIRPGDLLEVKPGESIPADGVIEQGVSSINESALSGEYLPLAKRSGDAVTAGTLNVEGPLRIRVGAVGEQTRLSAIVRLLERAQADKPRLGQLADQVAQYFLLIVLSASVIIGGIWWWVANADTAFWIVLAMLVATCPCALSLATPTALTTATGSLHKLGLLVTRGHVLEGLTKIDTVVLDKTGTLTEGRMTLERVQPFPGHDGDRALELARRLETRSEHPIARAFGRSLEPAETVENHPGQGLEGICDGLTLRIGKPEFVAALSGLPAPALPDQPGQWLLLGDQQGPLAWFVLNDRLRNDAPELISGLKARGLDVVLLSGDHDQVVQRMARTLGIEQAIGNASPDDKLAWVQQRQNQGANVLMLGDGVNDVPVLASANISVAMGEASDLAKTNADAVLLSSHLNVLLQALDGAHRTRRIMIQNLFWASAYNAGILPLAALGWVTPALAALGMSASSLLVVLNALRLTRLKVRPASPAVAPLGQEKLA comes from the coding sequence ATGCAGCCCACCGCCTGTTATCACTGTGGTGAGCCGGTTCCGGCCGGCGCACCCTGGACCTGTGACATTCTCGGCCAACCACGCACCATGTGCTGCCCGGGTTGCCAGGCGGTCGCCGAGGCGATCATCGCCGGCGGGCTGGAATCCTATTATCGCCACCGCACCGACAATGCCAGCAACCCCGAAGCCCTGCCCCGGGTACTGCAGGACGAGCTGGAAATGCTCGACCGCGCCGACATTCAGCAGCGCTATGTTGAAACCCACGGCGATCAGCAGCAGATCCAGCTACTGGTCGAAGGCATCAGTTGCGCCGCCTGTGGCTGGCTGATCGAAAAGCGTCTGGGCCAGCTCGACGGCGTTACCGACGTCAGCCTCAACCTCGGCAATCATCGCCTGAGTCTGAGCTGGCTTCCCGAGCAGACCCGTCTGTCGAGCCTGCTGGCCGAACTCAAGCGCATCGGCTACGTCGCTCATCCCTACGAAGCCGACAAGGCCAGTGAACAGATCAAGCAGGAAAATCGCCGTTACCTGAGACGCCTGGGCCTGGCCGGGTTGATGTTCATGCAGGTGATGATGGCGACCATGGCGCTGTCCCCGGAGTTCAATCAGGACCTATCGGCGGAAATGACCATTCTGCTACGCTGGATCAGCCTGATCATGACCACCCCGGTGGTGTTTTACAGTTGCGCGCCCTTCTTCCAGGGTGCCTGGCGTGACCTGCACAACCGTCGACTGAGCATGGATGTGTCGGTATCGCTGGCCATTGGCGGCGCCTATCTGGCCGGCATCTGGGCCACCGTGACCCACACCGGAGAGGTGTATTTCGACTCGGTGACCATGTTCGCCTTCTTCCTGCTGGCTGGTCGCTATCTGGAACGCCGGGCCCGGCAGCGCACCGTCGAAAGCACCGCGAAACTGGTCAACCTGCTGCCGCCCAGCGCCATCCGCATCGACACCGACGGCCAGTCGCAGCGGATCATGCTCGACGAAATCCGCCCCGGCGACCTGCTGGAGGTCAAGCCCGGTGAAAGCATTCCGGCTGACGGCGTGATTGAGCAGGGCGTCAGCAGTATCAACGAGTCCGCCCTGTCTGGCGAATACCTGCCGCTGGCCAAGCGTAGCGGCGATGCAGTCACAGCCGGCACCCTGAATGTTGAAGGTCCCCTGCGTATCCGGGTCGGCGCGGTCGGTGAACAGACCCGGCTGTCTGCCATTGTCCGCCTGCTCGAACGAGCCCAGGCAGACAAGCCACGACTGGGCCAACTGGCCGATCAGGTCGCGCAATACTTCCTGCTGATCGTACTCAGCGCCTCCGTGATCATTGGCGGCATCTGGTGGTGGGTGGCCAATGCCGACACGGCCTTCTGGATCGTGCTGGCCATGCTGGTTGCCACCTGCCCCTGCGCCCTGTCACTGGCCACGCCTACCGCCCTGACCACTGCCACCGGCAGCCTGCACAAACTGGGCCTGCTGGTGACTCGCGGCCACGTACTCGAAGGGCTGACCAAAATCGACACAGTGGTGCTGGACAAGACCGGTACGCTGACCGAAGGACGCATGACCCTGGAACGGGTCCAGCCCTTCCCCGGCCACGATGGCGATCGTGCACTGGAACTGGCCCGCCGTCTTGAAACCCGCTCCGAGCACCCGATTGCCCGCGCCTTTGGTCGCAGCCTGGAACCGGCTGAAACCGTAGAGAATCATCCCGGACAAGGGCTTGAAGGCATCTGCGATGGCCTGACCCTGCGAATCGGCAAGCCCGAATTCGTTGCCGCTCTGAGCGGTTTGCCTGCTCCGGCACTCCCCGACCAACCCGGTCAGTGGCTGCTATTGGGCGACCAGCAAGGGCCGCTGGCCTGGTTCGTACTCAACGACCGCCTGCGCAACGACGCCCCAGAGCTGATCAGCGGGCTCAAGGCACGCGGGCTGGACGTCGTGCTGCTGTCCGGCGATCACGATCAGGTAGTCCAGCGTATGGCCCGGACTCTCGGTATCGAACAGGCCATCGGCAACGCCAGCCCGGACGACAAGCTGGCCTGGGTCCAGCAACGCCAGAACCAGGGCGCCAATGTGCTGATGCTCGGTGATGGTGTCAACGACGTACCGGTGCTGGCCAGCGCCAACATTTCGGTAGCCATGGGCGAAGCCTCTGACCTGGCCAAAACCAATGCCGATGCGGTCTTGCTCAGCAGCCACCTGAATGTCTTGCTGCAGGCACTGGACGGCGCCCACCGGACCCGGCGTATCATGATCCAGAACCTGTTCTGGGCCAGTGCCTACAATGCCGGCATCCTGCCCCTGGCAGCCCTGGGCTGGGTCACCCCGGCCCTGGCTGCTCTGGGGATGTCCGCCAGCTCGCTGCTGGTAGTACTCAATGCCCTGCGCCTGACCCGCCTGAAAGTCCGCCCGGCCAGCCCGGCAGTAGCGCCGCTGGGCCAGGAGAAGCTCGCATGA
- a CDS encoding MFS transporter — translation MTNSGNAEALIEHGTPAYRRACLALVIASLVVFANLYALHPLLPLIASQYQVSVLQAGNAFTLTSLTLGLALLILGPLSDAIGRRALLLAGLSATALLTLCMALADNFTTLLWLRAALGLALAVLPATAVAYLGDSMSRTALVGAVGLYISGNTLGGAGGRLVGGLIADHLGLQAVFILVGGVSLGAVLLIAWLLPQPRAFCPQPLSLSNVLGNFRRHLGNSALWPAFLLGGLNFLVFINLYTYLTFRLSAPPWALGATALGLLFLTYLGGTFSAMLSGRFGMRQIPKGMAIGVLILLLGSLLTLADQLGLIVLGLLANSFGFFLTHSLANTWVNQHAESAKASATSLYSVCYYLGAAIGIFYLEPFWRLGGWLWVVIGGLLVLLVNLILIAYLYRQQ, via the coding sequence GTGACCAACTCGGGGAACGCTGAAGCGCTGATTGAACACGGCACGCCAGCCTACCGGCGTGCCTGTCTGGCCCTGGTAATCGCCTCACTGGTGGTATTCGCCAACCTCTATGCCCTGCACCCACTGCTACCACTGATCGCCAGCCAGTATCAGGTCTCGGTATTGCAGGCTGGTAACGCCTTCACCCTGACCAGCCTGACCCTGGGACTGGCGCTGCTCATTCTCGGACCGCTGTCCGATGCGATTGGTCGGCGCGCTCTGCTGCTCGCCGGCCTGAGCGCCACCGCACTACTGACTCTGTGCATGGCCCTGGCGGACAACTTCACCACCCTGCTCTGGCTGCGCGCAGCTCTGGGCCTGGCCCTGGCCGTACTACCCGCCACCGCTGTGGCTTACCTTGGCGACAGCATGAGCCGCACCGCACTGGTCGGCGCAGTCGGTCTGTACATCAGCGGCAATACTCTGGGCGGGGCCGGTGGGCGTCTGGTCGGAGGCCTGATCGCCGATCACCTGGGGCTACAGGCGGTCTTCATTCTGGTTGGCGGAGTCAGTCTTGGCGCCGTGCTACTGATCGCCTGGCTGCTACCACAGCCCCGCGCCTTCTGCCCGCAACCACTGTCACTGAGCAACGTGCTTGGCAACTTCCGCCGGCACCTCGGCAACTCAGCGCTGTGGCCAGCCTTTCTGCTCGGAGGTCTCAACTTCCTGGTGTTCATCAACCTCTACACCTACCTGACCTTTCGCCTCAGCGCACCACCCTGGGCATTGGGCGCCACCGCCCTGGGGCTGCTGTTTCTGACCTATCTGGGCGGCACCTTCTCGGCCATGCTGTCAGGGCGCTTTGGCATGCGGCAGATTCCCAAGGGCATGGCCATTGGCGTACTGATTCTGTTGCTGGGCAGCCTGCTGACCCTCGCCGATCAGCTTGGCCTGATCGTGCTCGGCCTGCTGGCCAACTCCTTTGGGTTCTTCCTCACCCATTCACTGGCCAACACCTGGGTCAACCAGCATGCCGAGTCGGCCAAAGCCAGCGCCACCTCTCTGTATTCGGTCTGTTACTACCTGGGCGCGGCCATCGGCATTTTTTATCTGGAGCCCTTCTGGCGCCTGGGCGGCTGGCTCTGGGTAGTCATCGGCGGGCTGCTGGTATTACTGGTCAACCTGATACTGATTGCCTATCTGTATCGCCAACAGTGA
- the fnr gene encoding fumarate/nitrate reduction transcriptional regulator Fnr: protein MTDALKLRALPEAHCKDCSLATMCLPLSLQSEEMDMLDSIVKRGRPLKKGEMLFRQGDAFSSIYALRSGAIKTFSLSDSGEEQITGFHLASELIGLSGMDSERYPVSAVALETTSICEIPFSRLDDLTASMPLLRKQVMRLMSREIRDDQQMMLLLSKKTADERIATLLINLSARFRARGYSAKSFRLAMSRNEIGNYLGLAVETVSRVFTRFQQQGLIAADGKQIDILDHTQLCALAGGQLD, encoded by the coding sequence ATGACTGACGCTCTCAAACTGCGAGCCCTGCCCGAAGCCCACTGCAAGGACTGCAGCCTGGCCACCATGTGCCTGCCTCTGTCACTGCAAAGCGAAGAAATGGACATGCTCGACAGCATTGTCAAACGTGGTCGGCCCCTGAAGAAAGGTGAGATGCTGTTCCGTCAGGGTGATGCCTTCAGCTCGATCTACGCCCTGCGTTCCGGTGCGATCAAGACCTTCAGCCTGTCCGATAGCGGTGAGGAGCAGATCACCGGCTTCCACCTGGCCAGCGAGCTGATCGGCCTGTCCGGCATGGACAGCGAGCGTTACCCGGTTTCAGCCGTAGCCCTGGAAACCACCTCGATCTGCGAAATCCCCTTCAGCCGTCTGGACGACCTGACTGCCAGCATGCCGCTGCTGCGCAAGCAGGTCATGCGCCTGATGAGCCGCGAGATTCGTGACGACCAGCAGATGATGCTGCTGCTGTCGAAGAAAACCGCCGACGAGCGCATCGCTACCCTGCTGATCAACCTGTCAGCACGCTTCCGTGCCCGTGGCTACTCGGCCAAGTCGTTCCGCCTGGCGATGTCACGCAACGAGATCGGTAACTACCTGGGGCTCGCAGTGGAAACCGTGTCCCGGGTGTTTACCCGCTTCCAGCAGCAAGGTCTGATCGCTGCCGACGGCAAGCAGATCGACATTCTGGACCATACCCAACTCTGTGCACTGGCCGGTGGCCAGCTCGATTGA
- the ccoS gene encoding cbb3-type cytochrome oxidase assembly protein CcoS, with translation MTVLYVLVPIAVVLVIVAIWVFSWAVNSGQYDDLDGPAHSILFDDEDPAHLKALQEHNPAEPDAANTEDDPEKPQT, from the coding sequence ATGACCGTACTCTACGTTCTGGTCCCCATTGCCGTTGTATTGGTGATCGTCGCCATCTGGGTATTTTCCTGGGCAGTCAACAGCGGCCAGTACGATGACCTCGACGGCCCGGCCCACAGCATCCTGTTCGACGACGAAGATCCGGCTCACCTCAAGGCCCTGCAGGAACACAACCCGGCCGAGCCCGATGCTGCGAATACCGAGGACGACCCCGAGAAACCGCAGACATGA
- a CDS encoding adenine phosphoribosyltransferase: protein MIFDEYTIKSLIRPVPDFPKPGVVFRDITPLYQSPRAMRMVADSLIQRYVESPVTHIGAIDARGFLLGAVLAYELNKPLVLFRKAGKLPADTLSESYTSEYGECHIEVQRDALHGGEQVLLLDDLIATGGTFLAAARLIKQLGAEVYEAAAIIDLPDLGGSRRMQDADIPTFTLCAFEENE, encoded by the coding sequence ATGATTTTTGACGAGTACACCATCAAGTCGCTGATCCGCCCGGTGCCGGACTTCCCCAAGCCCGGCGTGGTGTTCCGCGACATTACCCCGCTCTACCAGTCACCACGGGCCATGCGCATGGTTGCCGACAGCCTGATCCAGCGCTATGTCGAGTCCCCGGTGACCCATATCGGCGCAATTGATGCGCGCGGTTTTCTGCTCGGAGCAGTCCTGGCCTATGAGCTGAACAAGCCGCTGGTACTGTTCCGCAAGGCCGGCAAACTACCGGCCGACACCCTCAGCGAGAGCTATACCTCCGAGTATGGCGAATGTCATATTGAGGTACAGCGTGACGCCCTGCACGGTGGCGAACAGGTACTGCTGCTGGATGATCTGATCGCCACCGGCGGAACCTTCCTGGCTGCCGCCCGTCTGATCAAACAACTCGGTGCGGAAGTCTACGAAGCCGCCGCCATCATTGATCTGCCCGACCTGGGTGGCTCGCGGCGCATGCAGGACGCAGACATCCCGACCTTCACCCTGTGCGCCTTCGAAGAAAACGAGTAA